A DNA window from Zingiber officinale cultivar Zhangliang chromosome 3A, Zo_v1.1, whole genome shotgun sequence contains the following coding sequences:
- the LOC122051255 gene encoding pentatricopeptide repeat-containing protein At3g06920-like: MATTGARAAARCSRGIRSSDGLFKPMRSDEETSSSVACTTTLPVAPPRCHSAWAGNRVFRRKNGNFLQNSRLAISCNRRFSTGNHQVGGGEEQKGVSVDQVCRILNGGPWGPDTERVLSEIHGKPNAEFIYGVLKQQKDLNLGLNYFRWVENTTGEPHASEAYNSLIMIMATSRRYDCLEKILEEMSVLGHGIWNLVCIELVTSFIKSRKLKQAVDVMHLLRKFKFRPAFSAYTTLIGVLADSGEPESALTMFQQMQEIGYEVNIQLFTTLIRVFARGGKLDAALSLLDETKSNSLEADLVLYNVCIDCFGKVGKVDMAWKFFHELKTQGFKPDDVSYTSMIRVLLKAGRLSEAVVLFEEMEQERKIPCAYAYNTMIMGYGSAGMFDDAFKLLDQLREKGCIPSVVAYNSILTCLGKKGKFDEALNVFEEMKKDAKPNVSTYNIMIDMLCSLGKVEATYKIRDDMETAGLFPNVLTVNIMIDRLCKSGKLDEACKIFEGISLKGCTPDAVTYGSLIDGLGKMGKVDEAYRLFERMLDAGHTPNCVVYTSLIRNFFRHGRKEDGHKIYKEMSSRRCPPDLTLLNTYMDCTFKAGEVEKGRAIFEHIRDCGLSPDTYSYSALIHGLTKAGHARETYKLFYAMKDQGCVLDRRAYNVVIDGFCKAGKVDKAYQLLEEMKAQGHPPTVVTYGTVIDGLAKIDRLDEAYMLFEEAKSLGIVLNVVVYSSLIDGFGKLGRIDEAYLIMEEMMQKGLTPNVYTWNCLMHALVKAQEINEALVCFQSMKEMKCTPNTYTYTILINGCCRVQKYNKAFVFWQEMQKNGLVPNVVTYTTMISGLSKLGNISEASKLFEKFKANGGIPDSVSFNALIEGMSNANRPMDAYKVFEETRIRGCKINAKTCMALLDALNKAECLEQAAIVGAVLKEMAKSQHAARSL; encoded by the coding sequence ATGGCCACGACGGGAGCTCGGGCGGCAGCGCGATGCTCCCGTGGGATTCGAAGCAGCGACGGGCTCTTCAAACCCATGCGCTCTGACGAGGAAACGTCGTCGTCGGTGGCTTGCACGACGACTCTGCCTGTGGCTCCACCTCGGTGTCATTCTGCATGGGCTGGGAATCGGGTATTTCGCCGAAAAAATGGGAACTTTCTCCAGAATTCGAGGTTAGCTATCTCTTGCAATCGAAGATTCTCAACTGGAAACCATCAAGTCGGGGGTGGTGAGGAACAAAAGGGAGTTTCTGTTGATCAAGTTTGCCGCATTCTGAATGGAGGTCCTTGGGGACCCGATACAGAGAGAGTCCTTTCTGAGATCCACGGAAAGCCCAATGCAGAATTCATCTACGGCGTGTTAAAGCAGCAGAAAGATTTGAACTTGGGATTAAATTATTTTCGGTGGGTGGAAAACACTACCGGCGAGCCACATGCTTCCGAGGCATATAACTCCCTAATCATGATCATGGCCACTAGTAGGAGATATGATTGTTTAGAAAAGATTTTGGAGGAAATGAGTGTTCTTGGGCATGGTATATGGAACCTTGTCTGCATTGAGTTGGTCACCAGCTTTATCAAATCCAGGAAATTGAAACAAGCTGTTGATGTGATGCATTTGTTGCGGAAGTTTAAATTCCGTCCTGCGTTTTCAGCTTATACAACACTGATAGGCGTGCTTGCAGATTCTGGTGAACCTGAGTCTGCTCTTACCATGTTCCAGCAAATGCAGGAGATTGGGTATGAAGTTAACATTCAACTGTTTACGACATTGATTCGTGTGTTTGCCAGAGGAGGGAAGCTCGATGCAGCTCTCTCCTTGCTGGATGAGACGAAGAGCAACTCACTCGAAGCGGATCTCGTGCTGTATAATGTCTGCATCGACTGCTTTGGCAAAGTAGGAAAAGTTGACATGGCATGGAAGTTTTTTCATGAGCTCAAAACACAGGGCTTCAAACCGGATGACGTGTCTTATACTAGCATGATTAGGGTTCTATTGAAAGCAGGTAGGCTTAGTGAAGCTGTGGTGCTCTTTGAGGAAATGGAGCAAGAAAGAAAAATTCCATGTGCTTATGCTTACAATACAATGATCATGGGCTACGGTTCTGCTGGAATGTTTGATGATGCTTTCAAGTTGCTAGACCAGCTAAGAGAGAAAGGATGCATTCCAAGTGTCGTTGCTTATAATTCAATTCTCACTTGCCTAGGTAAAAAAGGGAAATTTGATGAGGCTCTGAATGTTTTTGAAGAGATGAAGAAAGATGCAAAACCCAACGTCTCAACTTACAACATAATGATCGATATGCTTTGCTCGCTCGGGAAAGTTGAAGCGACGTATAAAATCAGAGATGATATGGAGACTGCTGGCTTGTTTCCTAATGTACTGACTGTGAATATAATGATAGACAGATTGTGCAAGTCAGGGAAGCTTGATGAGGCCTGCAAGATATTTGAAGGAATTAGTCTGAAGGGCTGCACCCCTGATGCTGTGACATATGGTTCGCTTATTGATGGTTTAGGCAAGATGGGTAAGGTTGATGAAGCTTATAGGTTGTTTGAGAGGATGTTGGACGCGGGACACACACCCAATTGTGTTGTGTACACATCTCTGATTAGAAACTTCTTCAGGCATGGCAGAAAAGAAGATGGCCATAAGATCTACAAGGAGATGAGTAGCCGAAGGTGTCCCCCTGACTTGACTCTTCTAAATACTTACATGGATTGCACCTTCAAGGCAGGCGAAGTTGAAAAGGGCCGTGCCATATTTGAGCACATCAGAGATTGTGGATTATCCCCTGATACTTATAGCTATTCTGCATTGATTCATGGTCTCACGAAAGCTGGTCATGCACGTGAAACATACAAGTTGTTTTACGCCATGAAAGATCAAGGTTGTGTGCTAGACAGACGTGCATATAATGTTGTCATCGATGGTTTCTGCAAGGCAGGTAAAGTAGATAAAGCTTACCAGCTCCTGGAAGAGATGAAGGCCCAGGGCCATCCTCCCACCGTGGTTACATATGGGACGGTGATAGATGGTCTTGCAAAGATTGATAGGCTTGATGAGGCTTACATGCTATTTGAAGAAGCAAAATCGCTTGGCATAGTGTTGAATGTTGTTGTTTACAGTAGTTTAATAGATGGTTTCGGTAAACTAGGGAGGATCGACGAAGCTTATCTGATTATGGAAGAGATGATGCAGAAAGGTCTAACGCCTAACGTGTACACATGGAATTGTCTAATGCATGCTCTAGTGAAGGCGCAGGAGATAAATGAAGCACTTGTTTGTTTTCAGTCGATGAAAGAAATGAAGTGCACTCCCAACACCTATACTTACACCATTCTTATAAACGGTTGCTGTCGAGTGCAGAAGTACAACAAGGCTTTTGTATTCTGGCAAGAAATGCAGAAAAATGGTCTGGTTCCTAATGTGGTCACCTACACAACCATGATATCGGGATTGTCGAAATTAGGGAACATATCAGAGGCTAGTAAACTCTTTGAGAAGTTCAAGGCTAACGGTGGTATTCCCGACTCAGTTAGCTTCAATGCTCTCATAGAAGGGATGAGCAATGCCAATAGACCGatggatgcttacaaggtttTTGAAGAAACTCGAATAAGGGGATGTAAAATTAATGCCAAGACTTGTATGGCTCTCCTAGATGCATTGAACAAGGCTGAATGTCTTGAGCAGGCTGCCATTGTTGGTGCTGTCTTGAAGGAGATGGCGAAATCCCAGCATGCTGCTAGATCATTGTAG
- the LOC122051257 gene encoding uncharacterized protein LOC122051257, with amino-acid sequence MQKRANRDGGYGWRKKATDGKDRLRKRNEQRLGGKGLSLEAFANAKSRSSSVYNPALIKKQREFYRNAKLVNKYKKEVKQENISSQHLPTTLDDEEDQTENQQMQSKTKKKTFRSLKEEYEKKHAEDEKARIEREVIIQAKNEERAKNEAKRKAQREKMFKKTRFGQPVMKYRIEHILEGLLESSKKQA; translated from the exons ATGCAGAAACGAGCGAATCGAGACGGCGGCTACGGCTGGCGGAAGAAGGCGACCGACGGGAAGGATCGCCTGAGGAAGAGGAACGAGCAGCGGTTGGGAGGGAAAGGCCTCTCGCTCGAAGCCTTCGCCAACGCCAAATCCAGGTCCTCCTCCGTCTACAACCCCGCCCTCATCA AAAAACAAAGGGAGTTCTACAGGAATGCCAAACTTGTGAATAAGTACAAGAAAGAAGTTAAGCAAGAAAACATCTCCAGTCAACATCTGCCAACAACTTTAGATGACGAG GAAGATCAAACTGAAAATCAGCAGATGCAAAGTAAAACAAAGAAGAAGACTTTCAGAAGCTTAAAAGAAGAGTATGAGAAGAAGCATGCTGAAGATGAGAAAGCCAGGATTGAAAGAGAGGTAATCATTCAAgcaaagaatgaagagagagcgAAAAATGAAGCCAAAAGGAAGGCACAGAGGGAAAAGATGTTTAAGAAGACCCGATTCGGTCAGCCAGTTATGAAATACAGAATTGAGCACATCTTAGAAGGACTACTTGAAAGTTCTAAAAAGCAGGCATAG
- the LOC122050239 gene encoding uncharacterized protein LOC122050239, which yields MDSHSSRTVARAAVVPKSLSIVKITFGFGVTSTLGSPFSFASRRPLLFLLHNPRPPISMDLTSSATLGLAINPGLKKTSLGVIGKNDLLIVGPGVLGRIVAEKWRQEHPDCQIWGQTMTTDHHDELIKSGIIPSLRGSEPYCKFPYVIFCAPPYPTTDYPGDVRLALSNWSGEGSFLFTSSTAVYDCSDNGFCNEDSPLVPVGKSPRTDVLLRAEKETLDAGGCVVRLAGLYKEDKGAHVYWSGKGTVDARPDHILNLIHYEDAASLSVAIMKKKLRSQVFLGCDNHPLSRQEIMDYVNQSGRFSNKFQGFTASDGPLGKRMNNSKTRAALGWEPKFTSFSEFLGLIE from the exons atgGATAGTCATAGTAGTAGGACGGTGGCTAGGGCAGCAGTAGTACCTAAATCATTGTCTATTGTAAAGATAACATTTGGATTTGGAGTGACTTCCACTCTTGGCTCTCCCTTCTCGTTCGCTTCCCGCcgccccctcctcttcctcctccataATCCGAGGCCACCGATCTCGATGGATCTCACCTCCTCGGCGACTCTCG GACTAGCAATCAATCCTGGATTAAAAAAGACATCTCTTGGCGTTATTGGGAAGAATGATTTGTTAATTGTGGGCCCTGGTGTTCTTGGTCGTATTGTGGCTGAAAAGTGGCGACAA GAACACCCAGATTGCCAGATTTGGGGACAGACAATGACAACTGATCATCATGATGAATTGATCAAAAGTGGTATAATTCCCTCATTGAGAGGATCGGAGCCTTACTGCAAGTTCCCTTATGTTATATTCTGTGCTCCTCCATACCCAACCACTGATTACCCTGGTGATGTCAG ATTAGCATTGTCAAACTGGAGTGGTGAAGGTTCTTTCCTGTTTACATCAAGCACAGCTGTATATGATTGCAGTGATAATGGTTTCTGCAATGAG GACTCTCCACTGGTGCCTGTTGGGAAAAGCCCACGTACTGATGTCCTTCTAAGAGCAGAAAAAGAAACTCTGGATGCTGGGGGCTGTGTGGTGAGGCTAGCAGGGCTATAT AAAGAAGATAAAGGTGCTCATGTCTACTGGTCGGGGAAAGGAACTGTTGATGCTCGCCCAGATCACATATTAAACCTTATTCATTATGAG GACGCAGCTTCCCTTTCAGTGGCTATCATGAAAAAAAAGCTTCGCAGCCAAGTTTTTCTTGGATGCGACAACCATCCTTTATCCAG GCAGGAAATCATGGATTACGTGAACCAGAGTGGAAGATTTAGCAACAAATTCCAGGGTTTTACTG CAAGTGATGGCCCCCTTGGGAAGAGGATGAACAACTCAAAAACACGCGCCGCTCTTGGATGGGAACCCAAGTTCACAAGCTTTTCTGAGTTCTTAGGACTAATAGAATGA